A single Xylanimonas cellulosilytica DSM 15894 DNA region contains:
- a CDS encoding GNAT family N-acetyltransferase — translation MTRPTTSADPSPVCVVVKLPAQSRYEAHHPESDRVMGWLNYRVEGDVMVINSTVTVPEFRGRGVAGMLAGQALEDAIDAGHRVDALCWYVAEYIERNPRYFSLQV, via the coding sequence ATGACCCGTCCGACGACCTCCGCTGACCCGTCGCCGGTGTGCGTCGTCGTGAAGCTGCCCGCGCAGTCTCGCTACGAGGCGCACCACCCGGAGTCGGACCGCGTGATGGGCTGGCTGAACTACCGGGTCGAGGGTGACGTCATGGTCATCAACTCGACCGTCACCGTGCCCGAGTTCCGCGGCCGCGGCGTCGCGGGCATGCTCGCCGGGCAGGCGCTCGAGGACGCGATCGACGCCGGACACCGGGTCGACGCCCTGTGCTGGTACGTCGCCGAGTACATCGAGCGCAACCCGCGGTACTTCTCGCTGCAGGTCTGA
- a CDS encoding GNAT family N-acetyltransferase, whose protein sequence is MAEVRPHVTVTDDPSGSVVVATLDDGTVAGRAFYDRRGTTVTFTHTEVDPAFGGQGIGSQLAAGALGLVRQAGGTVVPLCPFIRAYMAKHPEHDDLLRTATDFGTRTAGPGTPNAPAHDAAGE, encoded by the coding sequence ATGGCAGAGGTCCGACCGCACGTCACCGTCACCGACGACCCGTCCGGCTCCGTCGTCGTCGCCACGCTCGACGACGGGACGGTCGCGGGCCGGGCCTTCTACGACCGGCGGGGCACGACCGTGACCTTCACGCACACCGAGGTCGACCCGGCCTTCGGCGGGCAGGGCATCGGCTCGCAGCTCGCCGCGGGGGCGCTCGGACTCGTGCGGCAGGCCGGTGGCACGGTCGTCCCGCTGTGCCCCTTCATCCGCGCGTACATGGCCAAGCACCCCGAGCACGACGACCTGCTGCGGACCGCCACGGACTTCGGCACGCGCACCGCGGGTCCGGGGACGCCGAACGCGCCCGCCCACGACGCCGCGGGGGAGTGA
- a CDS encoding FAD-binding protein: MRVDHADVVVVGGGAAGLSAALAAVESFAAAGREDAVVALVSKVYPMRSHTVAAEGGAAGVVPGGVDTAEQHVADTLAGGAGLGHDDAVRFVVDRAPAELARMERLGMPWSRADDGAPAVRRFGGMTNPRTWFAADKTGFHLLHTLFQTSLREETIRRYDEHIVLDLLLTDPVVEPVETTTATTPPVVEPVETTPHGGPAPLPVVEPVETTRPRQVRGVVAYDQQRGEPVTLIAPAVVLATGGYARAWGTSTNAGIVTGDGLSMALRAGLPLRDLEMVQVHPTCLPGSGILITEAARGEGGVLLDADGARYLADYGLGPETPVGAPVARRMELGPRDKLSQAFWHADRAGRTIPTRDGGVVHLDLRHLGKAVIDERLPLVAGLARRFAGVDPVTTPIPVRPAAHYTMGGIVTTPQGQVLDAAGAAVTGLFAAGECASTGLHGANRLGSNSLVETLVVGRAAGTLAAVSGARTPSPTPGLSDAPEDGDLRASDNPGGVGRASREQARIVEQARALAERWLGMRGRGTESPAAIRRELGAVLDAEVGIFRDADGLARAAAVLDDLAERYRDVRVADTAAVFNTDWTQALELGAMLDIARGAVAAAIGRTESRGAHQRLDHPQTDDVARHSLVTLDANGAITVTWPPAAEPAPAAEPPSVVEPPPVVEPPPVVEPVETTPRPPAVAAAAPVVEPVETTPAARPARPARTSEARP, from the coding sequence ATGCGCGTCGATCACGCCGACGTCGTCGTCGTCGGTGGCGGGGCCGCCGGGCTGAGCGCGGCGCTCGCGGCCGTGGAGTCGTTCGCCGCGGCCGGGCGTGAGGACGCCGTCGTCGCCCTGGTGTCGAAGGTCTACCCGATGCGTTCGCACACGGTCGCCGCGGAGGGCGGCGCGGCGGGCGTCGTCCCGGGCGGTGTGGACACCGCCGAGCAGCATGTGGCCGACACGCTGGCCGGCGGTGCCGGGCTGGGGCACGACGACGCCGTCCGCTTCGTCGTCGACCGCGCCCCCGCGGAGCTCGCCCGGATGGAGCGCCTGGGCATGCCCTGGTCGCGCGCCGACGACGGAGCCCCGGCCGTCCGCCGCTTCGGCGGGATGACGAACCCGCGCACCTGGTTCGCGGCCGACAAGACCGGCTTCCACCTGCTGCACACCCTCTTCCAGACGTCGCTGCGCGAGGAGACGATCCGCCGCTACGACGAGCACATCGTCCTCGACCTCCTCCTCACCGACCCGGTGGTAGAGCCAGTCGAAACCACCACCGCCACCACCCCTCCGGTGGTAGAGCCTGTCGAAACCACCCCACACGGTGGACCCGCCCCCCTCCCGGTGGTCGAGCCTGTCGAAACCACCCGCCCCCGCCAGGTCCGCGGCGTCGTCGCCTACGACCAGCAGCGCGGCGAACCGGTGACCCTGATCGCCCCCGCCGTCGTCCTCGCGACGGGCGGCTACGCCCGCGCCTGGGGCACGTCCACCAACGCGGGCATCGTCACGGGCGACGGCCTGTCGATGGCGCTGCGCGCGGGCCTGCCGCTGCGGGACCTGGAGATGGTGCAGGTGCACCCCACCTGCTTGCCGGGCAGCGGCATCCTCATCACAGAGGCGGCGCGCGGCGAGGGCGGCGTGCTGCTCGACGCCGACGGCGCACGCTACCTCGCCGACTACGGCCTGGGCCCGGAGACCCCCGTGGGTGCGCCCGTCGCGCGGCGGATGGAGCTCGGCCCGCGCGACAAGCTCTCGCAGGCGTTCTGGCACGCCGACCGGGCGGGCCGCACGATCCCGACGCGCGACGGCGGAGTCGTCCACCTCGACCTGCGCCACCTCGGCAAGGCCGTCATCGACGAGCGGCTGCCGCTGGTGGCGGGCCTGGCGCGCCGGTTCGCGGGCGTCGACCCGGTGACGACGCCGATCCCCGTGCGCCCGGCGGCGCACTACACGATGGGCGGCATCGTCACGACGCCGCAGGGGCAGGTGCTCGACGCGGCCGGAGCCGCGGTCACGGGCCTCTTCGCCGCAGGCGAGTGCGCGTCGACGGGCCTGCACGGCGCCAACCGCCTGGGCTCGAACTCCCTGGTGGAAACCCTGGTCGTGGGCCGCGCCGCCGGCACCCTCGCCGCGGTTTCCGGCGCGCGCACACCGTCCCCCACCCCCGGGTTGTCAGACGCACCCGAGGATGGAGACTTGCGAGCGTCTGACAACCCAGGTGGGGTGGGCCGTGCGTCGCGGGAGCAGGCCCGCATCGTCGAGCAGGCGCGGGCGCTGGCAGAGCGGTGGCTCGGGATGCGGGGTCGCGGCACGGAGTCGCCCGCGGCGATCCGCCGCGAGCTCGGCGCGGTGCTCGACGCCGAGGTCGGCATCTTCCGGGACGCCGACGGGCTGGCCCGCGCCGCGGCCGTCCTCGACGACCTCGCCGAGCGCTACCGGGACGTGCGCGTCGCGGACACCGCCGCCGTCTTCAACACCGACTGGACGCAGGCCCTGGAGCTCGGCGCGATGCTCGACATCGCCCGGGGTGCGGTCGCCGCCGCCATCGGCCGCACCGAGTCCCGCGGCGCCCACCAGCGCCTGGACCACCCGCAGACCGACGACGTCGCCCGCCACAGCCTGGTGACCCTGGACGCGAACGGCGCGATCACGGTCACCTGGCCCCCGGCGGCCGAGCCTGCCCCGGCGGCCGAGCCGCCCTCGGTGGTCGAGCCGCCCCCGGTGGTCGAGCCGCCCCCGGTGGTTGAGCCTGTCGAAACCACGCCCCGCCCACCCGCGGTGGCCGCCGCCGCTCCGGTGGTTGAGCCTGTCGAAACCACCCCCGCCGCCCGACCCGCCCGACCCGCGCGCACCTCGGAGGCCCGCCCGTGA
- a CDS encoding succinate dehydrogenase/fumarate reductase iron-sulfur subunit produces the protein MTDQTLRVTVTRQEPGAAPRDETFDVPFDDRTTVLDALDWIKDHTEPSLTFRWSCRMGVCGSCGVMVNGRPLLGCETTVAGYRTSGITVGPMAHATVQRDLAVDTDEFLAKLRGVQPWMLPTPATESAEPAEPAEPGGSSGPSGAVEAPAGPRTEDVLAVHSQTPGEVEAYKGLSQCIDCMLCYAACPVLDDVADFTGPAAIATARRWDLDSRDEGNETRFSLLAENETGIWPCIQVGACTRACPKGVDPARAIRDYQREAMGG, from the coding sequence GTGACCGACCAGACCCTGCGCGTCACGGTGACCCGTCAGGAGCCGGGCGCAGCCCCGCGCGACGAGACCTTCGACGTCCCGTTCGACGACCGCACCACGGTCCTCGACGCCCTCGACTGGATCAAGGACCACACGGAGCCGTCGCTGACGTTCCGCTGGTCGTGCCGCATGGGCGTGTGCGGGTCGTGCGGGGTGATGGTCAACGGTCGCCCGCTGCTCGGGTGCGAGACGACGGTCGCGGGCTACCGCACGTCGGGCATCACGGTGGGTCCGATGGCGCACGCGACGGTCCAGCGCGATCTCGCCGTGGACACCGACGAGTTCCTCGCCAAGCTCCGCGGCGTCCAGCCGTGGATGCTGCCCACCCCAGCAACCGAGTCGGCCGAACCGGCCGAGCCCGCCGAGCCAGGCGGGTCGAGCGGGCCGTCCGGTGCTGTGGAGGCCCCCGCCGGCCCTCGCACCGAGGACGTCCTCGCCGTCCACAGCCAGACGCCCGGCGAGGTCGAGGCCTACAAGGGCCTGTCCCAGTGCATCGACTGCATGCTCTGCTACGCGGCCTGCCCGGTGCTCGACGACGTCGCCGACTTCACGGGCCCGGCGGCGATCGCCACGGCCCGCCGCTGGGACCTCGACTCGCGCGACGAGGGCAACGAGACCCGCTTCTCCCTCCTCGCGGAGAACGAGACGGGCATCTGGCCGTGCATCCAGGTGGGCGCCTGCACGCGCGCCTGCCCGAAGGGCGTCGACCCGGCCCGCGCGATCCGCGACTACCAGCGCGAAGCCATGGGCGGCTGA
- the pgm gene encoding phosphoglucomutase (alpha-D-glucose-1,6-bisphosphate-dependent), translating into MHARAGQVALPEDLIDVDQLVGAYYDLTPDVDDPGQQVVFGTSGHRGSSLDHAFNEAHIVAITQAIVEYRAAQGTDGPLFIGRDTHALSLPAWTSALEVLAANDVTVMIDARDSFTPTPAVSHAILVHNSRGEGGVRTSGPGLADGIVVTPSHNPPRDGGFKYNPPHGGPADTDATSWIADRANEIIRGGIGQVRRVSAETALAAPTTTRYDFLATYVDDLPNVLDLDAIRSAGVRIGADPLGGAAVEYWGAIAERHGLDLTVVNPQVDPRWAFMTLDWDGKIRMDCSSPYAMASLRERMAGGNAPFDVATGNDADSDRHGIVTPDGGLMNPNHYLAVAIEYLFSGARPQWPADAAIGKTLVSSSLIDRVGAGLGRRVLEVPVGFKWFVPGLLSGSVGFGGEESAGASFLRRDGRVWSTDKDGIILALLASEIIATTGKSPSEHHASLVSRYGESWYARVDAAASREEKARLAALSPSQVTATTLAGQDITDRLTAAPGNGAKIGGLKVTTADAWFAARPSGTEDVYKIYAESFVSPDHLAQVQASAKDVVTAALA; encoded by the coding sequence ATGCACGCACGCGCCGGGCAGGTTGCCCTTCCTGAGGACCTCATCGACGTCGACCAGCTGGTCGGCGCGTACTACGACCTGACACCCGATGTCGACGACCCGGGACAGCAGGTCGTGTTCGGCACGTCGGGCCACCGCGGCTCGTCGCTCGACCACGCCTTCAACGAGGCGCACATCGTCGCCATCACGCAGGCGATCGTCGAGTACCGCGCCGCGCAGGGCACCGACGGGCCGCTGTTCATCGGGCGGGACACGCACGCGCTGTCGCTGCCCGCCTGGACCTCGGCGCTCGAGGTGCTCGCCGCGAACGACGTGACCGTGATGATCGACGCGCGCGACTCGTTCACGCCCACGCCCGCCGTGTCGCACGCGATCCTCGTGCACAACTCCCGTGGCGAGGGCGGCGTGCGGACGTCCGGCCCCGGGCTGGCCGACGGCATCGTCGTCACGCCGTCGCACAACCCGCCGCGCGACGGCGGCTTCAAGTACAACCCGCCGCACGGCGGCCCCGCCGACACCGACGCGACCTCCTGGATCGCGGACCGCGCGAACGAGATCATCCGCGGCGGCATCGGGCAGGTGCGGCGCGTCAGCGCGGAGACGGCGCTCGCCGCGCCGACCACGACCCGGTACGACTTCCTGGCCACGTACGTCGACGACCTGCCGAACGTGCTCGACCTCGACGCGATCCGCAGCGCCGGGGTGCGCATCGGCGCCGACCCGCTGGGCGGGGCCGCCGTCGAGTACTGGGGTGCCATCGCCGAGCGGCACGGGCTCGACCTCACCGTCGTCAACCCGCAGGTGGACCCACGCTGGGCGTTCATGACGCTCGACTGGGACGGCAAGATCCGGATGGACTGCTCCTCGCCGTACGCGATGGCGTCGCTGCGCGAGCGGATGGCCGGCGGCAACGCACCGTTCGACGTCGCCACGGGCAACGACGCCGACTCCGACCGGCACGGCATCGTCACGCCCGACGGCGGGCTCATGAACCCCAACCACTACCTCGCCGTGGCGATCGAGTACCTCTTCTCCGGGGCGCGGCCGCAGTGGCCGGCCGACGCCGCGATCGGCAAGACGCTCGTGTCCTCCTCACTCATCGACCGCGTGGGGGCCGGGCTCGGACGGCGGGTGCTCGAGGTGCCGGTCGGGTTCAAGTGGTTCGTGCCCGGTCTGCTAAGCGGGTCGGTCGGTTTCGGCGGCGAAGAGTCCGCCGGGGCGTCGTTCCTGCGCCGCGACGGGCGCGTGTGGTCCACCGACAAGGACGGCATCATCCTCGCGCTGCTCGCCTCCGAGATCATCGCGACGACGGGGAAGTCGCCGTCGGAGCACCACGCGTCGCTCGTGTCGCGCTACGGCGAGTCCTGGTACGCGCGGGTCGACGCGGCCGCGTCACGCGAGGAGAAGGCGCGCCTCGCGGCGCTGTCGCCGTCGCAGGTCACCGCCACGACCCTCGCCGGGCAGGACATCACCGACCGGCTCACCGCGGCACCCGGGAACGGGGCCAAGATCGGCGGCCTCAAGGTGACGACGGCGGACGCCTGGTTCGCGGCCCGACCGTCCGGCACCGAGGACGTGTACAAGATCTACGCGGAGAGCTTCGTGTCCCCCGACCACCTGGCCCAGGTGCAGGCCTCGGCGAAGGACGTGGTGACCGCGGCGCTCGCCTGA